Proteins from a single region of Pseudomonas fulva:
- the nuoH gene encoding NADH-quinone oxidoreductase subunit NuoH yields MSWLTPALLDIIQEVLKAIVILLAVVVCGALLSFVERRLLGWWQDRYGPNRVGPFGMFQIAADMLKMFFKEDWTPPFADKMIFTLAPIVGMGAMLVAFAIIPITPNWGVADLNIGILFFFAMAGLSVYAVLFAGWSSNNKFALLGSLRASAQTVSYEVFLALALMGIVAQVGSFNMRDIVDYQAEHLWFIIPQFFGFCTFFIAGVAVTHRHPFDQPEAEQELADGYHIEYAGMKWGMFFVGEYIGIVTISALLVTLFFGGWHGPFGILPQIPFFWFAIKTCFFIMIFILLRASIPRPRYDQVMAFSWKFCLPLTLINLLVTGAVVLATAQ; encoded by the coding sequence ATGAGCTGGTTGACTCCCGCGTTGCTCGACATCATCCAGGAAGTGCTCAAGGCCATCGTCATCCTGCTCGCCGTGGTGGTGTGCGGGGCGCTGCTGAGCTTCGTCGAGCGCCGTCTGCTCGGCTGGTGGCAGGATCGCTACGGCCCCAACCGGGTCGGTCCGTTCGGCATGTTCCAGATCGCTGCGGACATGCTGAAGATGTTCTTCAAGGAAGACTGGACGCCGCCGTTCGCCGACAAGATGATCTTCACCCTGGCGCCGATCGTCGGCATGGGCGCCATGCTGGTGGCCTTCGCGATAATCCCCATCACCCCCAACTGGGGTGTGGCGGACCTGAACATCGGTATCCTGTTCTTCTTCGCCATGGCCGGTCTGTCGGTGTATGCCGTGCTGTTCGCCGGCTGGTCGAGCAACAACAAGTTCGCCCTGCTCGGCAGCCTGCGTGCCTCGGCCCAGACCGTTTCCTACGAGGTGTTCCTGGCCCTGGCGCTGATGGGCATCGTCGCCCAGGTCGGCTCGTTCAACATGCGCGATATCGTCGATTACCAGGCCGAGCACCTGTGGTTCATCATTCCGCAGTTCTTCGGTTTCTGTACCTTCTTCATCGCCGGCGTGGCCGTGACCCACCGTCACCCCTTCGACCAGCCGGAAGCGGAGCAGGAGCTGGCCGACGGTTACCACATCGAATACGCCGGCATGAAATGGGGCATGTTTTTCGTCGGTGAATACATCGGCATCGTGACCATTTCCGCGCTGTTGGTAACCCTGTTCTTCGGTGGCTGGCATGGTCCGTTCGGCATCCTGCCGCAGATCCCGTTCTTCTGGTTCGCGATCAAGACCTGCTTCTTCATCATGATCTTCATCCTGCTGCGCGCCTCGATTCCGCGCCCGCGGTATGACCAAGTCATGGCCTTCAGCTGGAAGTTCTGCCTGCCGCTGACCCTGATCAACCTGCTGGTGACCGGCGCCGTCGTGCTGGCCACGGCCCAGTAA
- the nuoL gene encoding NADH-quinone oxidoreductase subunit L gives MNLLFLTLLFPLIGWFILAFSRGRLSEGAAAVVGVGSVGLSALTTAWIMWQFNVAPPQGGVYTQTLWQWMSVDGLAPSFTLYLDGLSLTMLGVVTGVGFLIHMFASWYMRGEEGYSRFLSYTNLFIFSMLLLVLGDNLMTLFFGWEGVGLCSYLLIGFYYKHVPNGNAALKAFIVTRIGDVFLMIGLFLLFLNLGTLNIQELMVLAPQKYAAGDTWLWLATLMLLGGAVGKSAQLPLQTWLADAMAGPTPVSALIHAATMVTAGVYLIARTNGLFLLTPEILELVGIVGGVTLVLAGFAALVQTDIKRILAYSTMSQIGYMFLALGVGAWDAAIFHLMTHAFFKALLFLASGSVIHACHHEQNIFKMGGLWKKLPLAYASFIVGGSALAALPLITVGFYSKDEILWEAFASGHSGLLYAGLLGAFMTSIYTFRLIFIAFHGEAKTEAHAGHGIAHNLPLMVLIVLSTFIGAWITPPLAGVLPESAGHAGGDAKHSLEIVSGCIALAGILLAALLFLGKRSFVNTVAGSAPGRFLSAWWFAAWGFDWLYDKIFVQPYLFLCRVLARDPIDGAIGIVPRLARGGHGVLSRSETGHLRWYAISIAGGAVLVLAAVLLA, from the coding sequence ATGAACCTCCTATTCCTGACCCTCCTGTTCCCACTGATCGGCTGGTTCATCCTGGCCTTCTCCCGGGGCCGCCTGAGCGAAGGCGCTGCCGCCGTCGTCGGTGTCGGCTCGGTCGGCCTGTCGGCCCTGACCACCGCCTGGATCATGTGGCAGTTCAACGTCGCGCCACCGCAAGGCGGCGTGTACACCCAGACCCTGTGGCAGTGGATGAGCGTCGACGGCCTGGCGCCGAGCTTCACCCTGTACCTGGATGGCCTGTCGCTGACCATGCTCGGTGTGGTCACCGGCGTGGGCTTCCTGATCCACATGTTCGCCAGCTGGTACATGCGCGGTGAAGAGGGTTACTCGCGCTTCCTCTCCTACACCAATCTGTTCATCTTCAGCATGCTGCTGCTGGTACTGGGCGACAACCTGATGACCCTGTTCTTCGGGTGGGAAGGCGTGGGCCTATGCTCGTACCTGCTGATCGGCTTCTACTACAAGCACGTGCCCAACGGTAACGCGGCACTGAAGGCCTTCATCGTCACCCGCATCGGCGACGTATTCCTGATGATCGGCCTGTTCCTGCTGTTCCTCAACCTCGGCACCCTGAATATCCAGGAACTGATGGTGCTGGCCCCGCAGAAATACGCGGCCGGTGATACCTGGCTGTGGCTGGCGACCCTGATGCTGCTCGGCGGTGCGGTCGGCAAGTCCGCCCAGCTGCCGCTGCAGACCTGGCTGGCCGACGCCATGGCCGGCCCGACCCCGGTTTCGGCGCTGATCCACGCCGCCACCATGGTCACCGCGGGCGTCTACCTGATCGCCCGTACCAACGGCCTGTTCCTGCTGACCCCGGAGATTCTCGAACTGGTCGGCATCGTCGGTGGCGTGACCCTGGTGCTGGCGGGCTTCGCTGCCCTGGTGCAGACCGACATCAAGCGTATCCTCGCCTACTCGACCATGAGCCAGATCGGCTACATGTTCCTGGCCCTGGGCGTCGGTGCCTGGGACGCGGCGATCTTCCACCTGATGACCCACGCCTTCTTCAAGGCCCTGCTGTTCCTCGCCTCCGGCTCGGTGATCCACGCCTGCCACCACGAGCAGAACATCTTCAAGATGGGCGGCCTGTGGAAGAAGCTGCCATTGGCCTACGCCAGCTTCATCGTCGGTGGCTCGGCCCTGGCGGCGCTGCCACTGATCACCGTGGGTTTCTACTCCAAGGACGAGATCCTCTGGGAGGCCTTCGCCAGCGGTCATTCCGGCCTGCTCTATGCCGGCCTGCTGGGCGCCTTCATGACCTCGATCTACACCTTCCGGCTGATCTTCATCGCCTTCCACGGCGAAGCCAAGACCGAGGCCCATGCCGGTCACGGCATCGCCCACAACCTGCCGCTGATGGTGCTGATCGTGCTGTCGACCTTCATCGGCGCCTGGATCACCCCGCCGCTGGCTGGCGTGCTGCCAGAGAGCGCCGGGCACGCCGGTGGCGATGCCAAGCACAGCCTGGAAATCGTCTCGGGCTGCATCGCCCTGGCGGGCATCCTGCTGGCGGCCCTGCTGTTCCTCGGCAAGCGCAGTTTCGTAAATACCGTCGCGGGCAGCGCGCCGGGACGTTTCCTGTCGGCCTGGTGGTTCGCCGCCTGGGGCTTCGACTGGCTTTACGACAAGATTTTCGTGCAGCCGTACCTGTTCCTGTGCCGCGTGCTCGCCCGTGATCCGATCGACGGTGCCATCGGCATCGTCCCGCGCCTGGCGCGTGGTGGTCATGGCGTATTGAGCCGCAGCGAAACCGGGCATCTGCGCTGGTACGCCATCTCCATCGCCGGGGGCGCCGTGCTGGTGCTCGCTGCCGTGCTGCTGGCCTGA
- the nuoM gene encoding NADH-quinone oxidoreductase subunit M — translation MILPWLILIPFIGGLLCWQAERFGGTLPRWIALLTMSLLFGLGLWLWGTGDFSLAPAPGAEPRWAHEFQVRWIERFGISIHLAMDGLSVLMVTLTGLLGVLSVLCSWKEIQNRVGFFHLNLMWILGGVVGVFLAIDLFLFFFFWEMMLVPMYFLIALWGHSGSPGKSRINAATKFFIFTQASGLVMLVAILGLVFVHFNQTGVFTFNYADLLKTELSEGTEYLLMLGFFIAFAVKFPVVPLHSWLPDAHAQAPTAGSVDLAGILLKTAAYGLLRFALPLFPNASAEFAPIAMYLGVFAIIYGALLSFAQTDIKRLVAYSSVSHMGFVLIAIYSGSQIALQGAVVQMMAHGLSAAALFILCGQLYERLHTRDMREMGGIWARMSWLPALSLFFAAAALGLPGTGNFVGEFLILIGSFPAAPWVTVIAATGLVLGSVYSLIMIHRAHFGPVKNDSPLPGLQFRELSMVLCLAVLLILLGVYPQPVLDTSAASMQGVQQWFSGALDQLASGR, via the coding sequence ATGATTCTGCCTTGGCTAATCCTGATCCCCTTTATCGGCGGCCTGTTGTGCTGGCAGGCGGAGCGCTTCGGCGGAACCCTGCCGCGCTGGATCGCGCTGCTGACCATGTCCCTGCTGTTCGGCCTCGGCCTGTGGCTGTGGGGCACCGGCGACTTCAGCCTGGCGCCTGCGCCGGGCGCCGAGCCACGCTGGGCCCACGAATTCCAGGTGCGCTGGATCGAGCGCTTCGGCATCAGCATCCATCTGGCGATGGATGGCCTGTCGGTACTGATGGTCACCCTCACCGGCCTGCTCGGTGTGCTGTCGGTGCTCTGCTCGTGGAAAGAGATCCAGAACCGTGTCGGCTTCTTCCACCTCAACCTGATGTGGATCCTCGGCGGCGTGGTCGGCGTGTTCCTGGCCATCGACCTGTTCCTGTTCTTCTTCTTCTGGGAAATGATGCTGGTGCCGATGTATTTCCTCATCGCGCTCTGGGGTCATAGCGGCAGCCCTGGCAAGAGCCGCATCAACGCGGCTACCAAGTTCTTCATCTTCACCCAGGCCAGCGGCCTGGTGATGCTGGTGGCGATCCTTGGCCTGGTGTTCGTGCACTTCAACCAGACCGGCGTGTTCACCTTCAACTATGCCGACCTGCTCAAGACCGAGCTGTCCGAAGGCACCGAATACCTGCTGATGCTGGGCTTCTTCATCGCCTTCGCGGTCAAGTTCCCGGTGGTGCCCCTGCACTCCTGGCTGCCCGACGCCCACGCCCAGGCGCCCACCGCAGGCTCGGTGGATCTGGCCGGTATCCTGCTGAAAACCGCGGCCTACGGCCTGCTGCGTTTCGCGCTGCCGCTGTTCCCCAATGCCTCGGCGGAATTCGCGCCGATCGCCATGTACCTCGGCGTGTTCGCGATCATCTACGGCGCATTGCTGTCCTTCGCCCAGACCGACATCAAGCGCCTGGTGGCCTACTCCAGCGTGTCGCACATGGGCTTCGTGCTGATCGCCATCTACTCGGGCAGCCAGATCGCCCTGCAGGGCGCGGTGGTGCAGATGATGGCCCATGGCCTGTCGGCCGCGGCGCTGTTCATCCTCTGCGGCCAGCTGTACGAACGCCTGCACACCCGCGACATGCGCGAAATGGGCGGCATCTGGGCGCGCATGTCCTGGCTGCCGGCGCTCAGCCTGTTCTTCGCCGCCGCCGCACTGGGCCTGCCGGGCACCGGCAACTTCGTCGGCGAGTTTCTGATCCTGATCGGCAGCTTCCCGGCCGCGCCGTGGGTCACGGTGATCGCTGCCACCGGCCTGGTACTCGGCTCCGTCTACTCGCTGATCATGATCCACCGCGCCCACTTCGGCCCGGTGAAGAACGACAGCCCGCTGCCGGGCCTGCAATTTCGTGAACTGAGCATGGTGCTGTGCCTGGCGGTGCTGCTGATCCTGCTCGGTGTTTACCCGCAGCCGGTGCTCGACACCTCTGCCGCCAGTATGCAAGGCGTGCAGCAGTGGTTCAGTGGCGCCCTCGATCAACTCGCTTCGGGCCGGTAA
- a CDS encoding AI-2E family transporter: MQTTSLEKKTFILLLVLVTIAFIWILLPFYGAVFWAVALAVVFAPLQRRMARRLGGRGNLSALMTLVVCLLVAILPVIFITSAIVAEGTSIYQRIDSGELDVGAYVTSTKQMLPPFLQQQIDRIGVGNMDDLQERITSGAAAGSQYLATKVFAIGQGTFEFVVSFFIMLYLLFFLLRDGQELVRDIRMAVPLGDNTKRRLQIKFTRVVRATVKGNIVVAAVQGALGGLIFWVLGIPSPLLWGVLMAFLSLLPAAGAGIVWAPVAVYLLLSGDIWQGVVLTLFGVLVIGLVDNILRPILVGKDTRMPDYLILISTLGGMALFGLNGFVLGPLIAALFVASWNLFAAGKKTVRLPE; the protein is encoded by the coding sequence ATGCAGACAACGTCCCTCGAAAAGAAAACCTTCATCCTCCTGCTCGTCCTGGTGACGATCGCCTTTATCTGGATCCTGCTGCCGTTCTACGGGGCGGTGTTCTGGGCAGTGGCGCTGGCCGTGGTGTTCGCGCCCCTGCAACGGCGCATGGCGCGGCGCCTGGGCGGACGCGGCAACCTGTCGGCGCTGATGACATTGGTCGTTTGCCTGCTGGTGGCGATTCTGCCGGTGATCTTCATCACCTCGGCGATAGTCGCCGAGGGCACCAGCATCTACCAGCGCATCGACTCCGGTGAGCTGGACGTCGGGGCCTACGTGACCAGCACCAAGCAAATGCTGCCGCCGTTCCTGCAGCAGCAGATCGACCGTATCGGCGTGGGCAACATGGACGATCTGCAGGAACGCATCACCAGCGGCGCCGCTGCCGGTAGCCAGTACCTGGCGACCAAGGTGTTCGCCATCGGCCAGGGCACCTTCGAGTTCGTGGTCAGCTTCTTCATCATGCTGTACCTGCTGTTCTTCCTGCTGCGCGATGGCCAGGAGCTGGTGCGTGACATCCGCATGGCGGTGCCGCTGGGCGACAACACCAAGCGCCGCCTGCAGATCAAGTTCACCCGCGTGGTGCGCGCCACGGTGAAAGGCAACATCGTGGTGGCAGCGGTGCAGGGTGCTCTCGGTGGCTTGATCTTCTGGGTGCTGGGCATCCCCAGCCCGCTGCTGTGGGGCGTGCTGATGGCTTTTCTGTCGCTGTTGCCAGCGGCGGGTGCCGGCATCGTCTGGGCGCCCGTAGCGGTCTACCTGCTGCTCAGTGGCGATATCTGGCAGGGTGTGGTGTTGACTCTGTTCGGGGTATTGGTGATCGGCCTGGTGGATAACATCCTGCGCCCGATCCTGGTCGGCAAGGACACCCGCATGCCCGATTACCTGATCCTGATTTCCACCCTCGGCGGCATGGCCTTGTTCGGTCTCAACGGCTTCGTGCTGGGCCCGCTGATCGCCGCACTGTTCGTCGCCAGCTGGAACCTGTTCGCAGCCGGCAAGAAGACCGTCAGGCTGCCCGAGTAA
- a CDS encoding methyl-accepting chemotaxis protein, with product MRLTLKSKVVLLALVPVLLFAVVLSGAAAKVLYGLAEQEVAETRERLLAEKRNELQNYGAIAMGAVQSLYDAAPNGDLESRKQAIAILSKIKYGKDGYFFGHDSNVVRLFRSDSPVDVGKSLNDRQDVNGVFVNRELVRVAKDNSYYVNYSSPLPGNESIQVPKLAYSYYLPKWDMALGTAVNLDGVEAQIVEVRAGIDQRVSTIITSILVIAAVLLVIFGVVGGILANTFLRPLQQIKASLDDIAAGDGDLTKRLPVTSRDELGELAGSFNRFVDKVHGLVRQITEMTGQLTELVGQVAAQAQRSEQAMERQRHETDQVATAINEMSAAAHEVAKSAQGAAEAAQQTDREGQAAKQVVDGSLARIHSLVGDIRGSGTSLDSLQQDVHSIVSVLDVIRSIAEQTNLLALNAAIEAARAGEAGRGFAVVADEVRALASRTQQSTQEIQGMIDRLQSGTREAVNAMRQSSDAGEITSEQANKAGASLDAIAGLIGTINAMNAQIASAAEEQTAVAEEINRSVHQIAGAVDSVAEETRQGAQTARSLAQLGQGLESLVRQFRI from the coding sequence ATGCGCCTGACCTTGAAGTCCAAAGTTGTGCTGTTGGCCCTGGTTCCCGTTCTGCTGTTCGCCGTGGTGCTCAGCGGCGCCGCCGCCAAGGTGCTCTATGGCCTGGCGGAGCAGGAGGTCGCTGAAACCCGTGAGCGCCTGCTCGCCGAGAAACGCAACGAGCTGCAGAACTACGGCGCCATCGCCATGGGCGCCGTGCAGAGCCTGTATGACGCCGCGCCCAATGGCGACCTGGAGAGCCGCAAGCAGGCCATCGCCATCCTGTCGAAGATCAAGTACGGCAAGGACGGCTATTTCTTCGGCCACGACTCCAACGTGGTACGGCTGTTTCGCAGCGACAGCCCCGTGGATGTCGGCAAGAGCCTCAATGACCGGCAGGACGTCAACGGCGTGTTCGTGAACCGCGAGCTGGTGCGCGTCGCCAAGGACAACAGCTACTACGTCAACTATTCCTCGCCGTTACCCGGCAACGAATCGATCCAGGTGCCCAAGCTCGCCTACAGCTACTACCTGCCCAAGTGGGACATGGCCCTTGGCACCGCGGTCAACCTGGACGGCGTCGAGGCGCAGATCGTCGAAGTGCGCGCCGGCATCGACCAGCGGGTGAGCACCATCATCACCAGCATTCTGGTGATCGCCGCCGTGCTGCTGGTGATCTTCGGCGTGGTTGGCGGCATCCTCGCCAACACCTTTCTGCGCCCGCTGCAGCAGATCAAGGCCAGCCTCGATGACATCGCCGCCGGCGACGGCGACCTGACCAAGCGCCTGCCGGTCACCAGCCGCGACGAGTTGGGCGAGCTGGCCGGCTCGTTCAATCGTTTCGTCGACAAGGTGCACGGGCTGGTGCGGCAGATTACCGAGATGACCGGCCAGTTGACCGAGCTGGTTGGCCAGGTCGCCGCCCAGGCGCAACGCTCCGAGCAGGCGATGGAGCGGCAGCGCCACGAAACCGATCAGGTGGCGACCGCCATCAACGAGATGTCCGCCGCGGCCCATGAAGTGGCCAAGAGCGCCCAGGGCGCTGCCGAGGCGGCCCAGCAGACCGACCGTGAAGGGCAGGCGGCCAAGCAGGTGGTGGATGGCAGCCTCGCCCGCATCCATTCGCTGGTCGGCGACATTCGCGGCAGCGGCACCTCCCTCGATAGCCTGCAGCAGGACGTGCACTCCATCGTCAGCGTGCTCGACGTGATCCGCTCGATCGCCGAACAGACCAACCTGCTGGCGCTCAACGCGGCCATCGAGGCGGCGCGTGCGGGCGAGGCGGGACGCGGCTTCGCGGTGGTCGCCGATGAGGTGCGCGCCCTTGCCAGCCGTACCCAGCAGAGCACCCAGGAAATCCAGGGCATGATCGACCGGTTGCAGAGCGGCACCCGCGAGGCGGTCAATGCCATGCGCCAGTCGAGTGACGCCGGCGAGATCACCAGCGAGCAGGCCAACAAGGCTGGCGCCTCGCTGGATGCCATCGCCGGGTTGATCGGCACCATCAACGCCATGAACGCACAGATCGCCAGCGCGGCCGAGGAGCAGACCGCGGTGGCCGAAGAGATCAACCGCAGCGTGCACCAGATTGCCGGCGCGGTGGACAGCGTCGCCGAGGAAACCCGCCAGGGTGCCCAGACCGCACGCAGCCTGGCGCAGCTCGGTCAGGGACTGGAAAGCCTGGTGCGCCAGTTCCGCATCTGA
- the nuoJ gene encoding NADH-quinone oxidoreductase subunit J — protein sequence MEFAFYFSAGVAVASTLGVITGKNPVHALLYLIISLLAVSMVFFSLGAPFAGALEIIVYAGAIMVLFVFVVMMLNLGPASVQQERTWLTPGIWIGPALLSAVLLGQLLYVLFAVPSGATIGHTTVDAKAVGVHLFGPYLLAVELASMLLLAALVAAYHLGRNDIKDATP from the coding sequence ATGGAATTCGCCTTCTATTTCTCCGCCGGGGTCGCGGTTGCCTCGACCCTGGGCGTGATCACCGGCAAGAACCCGGTGCACGCCCTGCTCTACCTGATCATCTCGCTGCTGGCCGTGTCCATGGTGTTCTTCAGCCTCGGCGCGCCGTTCGCCGGCGCCCTGGAAATCATCGTCTACGCCGGCGCCATCATGGTGCTGTTCGTGTTCGTGGTGATGATGCTCAACCTGGGCCCGGCCTCGGTACAGCAGGAACGCACCTGGCTGACGCCGGGCATCTGGATCGGCCCGGCGCTGCTTTCCGCCGTGTTGCTGGGGCAGCTGCTGTACGTGCTGTTCGCGGTACCGAGCGGCGCCACCATCGGCCATACCACGGTCGATGCCAAGGCCGTCGGTGTGCACCTGTTCGGCCCGTACCTGCTGGCCGTCGAGCTGGCCTCCATGCTGCTGCTGGCGGCACTGGTGGCCGCCTATCACCTGGGCCGTAACGACATCAAGGATGCTACGCCATGA
- the nuoN gene encoding NADH-quinone oxidoreductase subunit NuoN, which yields MQFTTQHLIALLPLLVTCATVVVVMLAIAWKRSHAMTFVLSVIGLNAALLSLLPTLGVTPLQVTPLMQIDTFACYYMALVLIATLACVTLTHAYLGEATVSDGQTKGYPRNREEMYLLLLLSAAGGLVLVSTEHLAGLFIGLELLSVPTYGMIAYAYFNKRSLEAGIKYMVLSAAGSAFLLFGMALLYADAGSLSFAQIGASLAGASGSQLVQIGIGMMLIGLAFKLSMVPFHLWTPDVYEGAPAPVAAFLATASKVAVFAVLLRLYQLSPATAGGWLNDLLTVIAIASILFGNLLALVQNNLKRLLGYSSIAHFGYLLVALIASKGLAVEAIGVYMATYVLTSLGAFGVITLMSTPYNGRDADALYEYRGLFWRRPYLTAVLTVMMLSLAGIPLTAGFIGKFYVIAAGVQAQLWWLIGALILGSAIAVFYYLRVMVTLFLNEPNLQRHDAPFNWGQRAGGIMLMLVAALAFVLGVYPQPLLDLVQQAGLATTAL from the coding sequence GTGCAATTCACCACCCAACACCTGATCGCCCTGCTGCCGCTGCTGGTCACCTGCGCCACGGTAGTGGTGGTCATGCTGGCCATCGCCTGGAAGCGCAGCCACGCGATGACCTTCGTGCTCTCGGTGATCGGCCTCAACGCTGCCCTGCTGTCGCTGCTGCCGACCCTCGGCGTCACCCCGCTGCAGGTCACCCCGCTGATGCAGATCGACACCTTCGCCTGCTACTACATGGCGCTGGTGCTGATCGCCACCCTGGCCTGCGTGACCCTGACCCACGCCTACCTGGGCGAGGCGACGGTCAGTGACGGGCAGACCAAGGGCTACCCGCGCAACCGCGAAGAGATGTACCTGCTGCTGCTGCTCTCCGCGGCCGGCGGCCTGGTGCTGGTCAGCACCGAACACCTGGCCGGCCTGTTCATCGGCCTGGAGCTGCTCTCGGTACCCACCTACGGGATGATCGCCTACGCCTACTTCAACAAGCGTTCGCTGGAAGCCGGTATCAAGTATATGGTGCTGTCGGCCGCCGGCAGCGCCTTCCTGCTGTTCGGCATGGCACTGCTGTATGCCGACGCCGGCAGCCTGAGCTTCGCCCAGATCGGTGCCAGCCTGGCCGGTGCCAGCGGCAGCCAGCTGGTGCAGATCGGTATCGGCATGATGCTCATCGGCCTGGCGTTCAAGCTGTCCATGGTGCCGTTCCACCTGTGGACGCCGGACGTCTACGAAGGCGCTCCGGCGCCAGTGGCAGCGTTCCTGGCCACCGCCAGCAAGGTCGCGGTATTCGCCGTGCTGCTGCGCCTGTATCAGCTCTCCCCGGCCACCGCTGGCGGCTGGCTGAACGACCTGCTGACGGTCATCGCCATCGCCTCGATCCTGTTCGGCAACCTGCTGGCCCTGGTGCAGAACAACCTCAAGCGTCTGCTCGGCTATTCGTCCATCGCCCACTTCGGATACCTGCTGGTGGCGCTGATCGCCAGCAAGGGTCTGGCCGTGGAAGCCATCGGCGTGTACATGGCCACCTACGTGCTGACCAGCCTGGGCGCGTTTGGCGTGATCACCCTGATGTCCACGCCCTACAACGGCCGTGACGCCGATGCGCTGTACGAGTACCGCGGCCTGTTCTGGCGCCGTCCGTACCTGACCGCGGTGCTGACCGTGATGATGCTGTCGCTGGCCGGTATTCCGCTCACTGCAGGCTTCATCGGCAAGTTCTACGTGATCGCTGCCGGTGTGCAGGCGCAGCTGTGGTGGCTGATCGGTGCGCTGATCCTGGGTAGCGCCATCGCGGTGTTCTACTACCTGCGCGTGATGGTCACCCTGTTCCTCAACGAGCCGAACCTGCAGCGTCACGATGCACCGTTCAACTGGGGCCAACGTGCCGGCGGCATCATGTTGATGCTGGTGGCGGCCCTGGCCTTCGTGCTCGGCGTGTACCCGCAGCCGCTGCTGGATCTGGTCCAGCAGGCCGGTCTGGCCACTACCGCGCTCTGA
- the nuoK gene encoding NADH-quinone oxidoreductase subunit NuoK: protein MNGIPMEHGLALAGVLFSLGLVGLMVRRNILFVLMSLEVMMNAAALAFVVAGARWAQADGQIMFILVIALAAAEASIGLAILLQLYRRFHTLDIDAASEMRG from the coding sequence ATGAATGGTATTCCAATGGAGCACGGCCTGGCGCTGGCCGGCGTGCTGTTCAGCCTCGGCCTGGTCGGCCTAATGGTGCGCCGCAACATCCTGTTCGTGCTGATGAGCCTGGAAGTGATGATGAACGCCGCCGCGCTGGCCTTCGTCGTGGCCGGCGCGCGCTGGGCCCAGGCTGACGGGCAGATCATGTTCATTCTGGTGATCGCCCTGGCCGCCGCCGAAGCGAGCATCGGCCTGGCGATCCTGCTGCAGCTGTATCGCCGCTTCCACACCCTCGATATCGACGCAGCCAGCGAGATGCGCGGATGA
- the nuoI gene encoding NADH-quinone oxidoreductase subunit NuoI produces MFKYIWDVLVGTATQLRSLVMVFGHGFRKRDTLQYPEEQVYLPPRYRGRIVLTRDPDGEERCVACNLCAVACPVGCISLQKAETEDGRWYPDFFRINFSRCIFCGLCEEACPTTAIQLTPDFEMGEFKRQDLVYEKEDLLISGPGKNPDYNFYRVAGMAIAGKPKGAAQDEAEPINVKGLLP; encoded by the coding sequence ATGTTCAAATATATTTGGGACGTACTGGTCGGTACCGCGACCCAATTGCGCAGCCTGGTCATGGTCTTCGGCCATGGCTTTCGCAAGCGCGACACCCTGCAATACCCCGAAGAGCAGGTCTACCTGCCGCCACGCTACCGCGGCCGCATCGTGCTGACCCGCGACCCCGATGGCGAAGAGCGCTGCGTGGCCTGCAACCTGTGCGCCGTGGCCTGCCCGGTGGGCTGCATCTCGCTGCAGAAGGCGGAAACCGAAGACGGTCGCTGGTACCCGGACTTCTTCCGCATCAACTTCTCGCGCTGCATCTTCTGCGGCCTGTGCGAGGAAGCCTGCCCGACCACCGCGATCCAGCTCACCCCGGATTTCGAAATGGGCGAGTTCAAACGTCAGGATCTGGTGTACGAGAAGGAAGACCTGCTGATCTCCGGCCCCGGCAAGAACCCGGACTACAACTTCTACCGCGTGGCCGGCATGGCCATCGCCGGCAAGCCGAAAGGCGCCGCGCAGGACGAAGCCGAGCCGATCAACGTCAAGGGGTTGTTGCCATAA